A single region of the Rhizobium sp. NLR16a genome encodes:
- a CDS encoding OsmC family protein, whose protein sequence is MADLKARPRPTGAIATLGRTGFPHVTSTTKGEIDIVTAPSQPGFSPLDLLYASLSACLVLSARIAASQMGVLDRISEITADVTGEKAAEGLSRVAKFNIVFSIKGDVDEETRRKIVDAAEEEICTVSNTIRGNPEFSTTIVG, encoded by the coding sequence ATGGCCGATCTCAAGGCTCGCCCCCGTCCGACAGGTGCTATCGCCACTCTCGGCCGTACCGGCTTTCCGCATGTCACGTCCACCACCAAGGGTGAGATCGATATCGTCACCGCCCCTTCTCAGCCGGGCTTCAGCCCGCTCGATCTGCTCTATGCCTCGCTCTCGGCCTGTCTCGTGCTCAGCGCCCGCATTGCAGCCAGTCAGATGGGGGTTCTCGACAGGATCAGCGAGATCACCGCCGACGTCACCGGCGAGAAGGCGGCGGAAGGGCTCTCACGCGTTGCAAAATTCAACATCGTCTTCTCGATCAAGGGCGATGTCGACGAAGAGACCCGCCGCAAGATCGTCGATGCTGCCGAAGAGGAGATCTGCACAGTCAGCAACACCATCCGCGGCAATCCCGAATTCTCGACCACGATAGTGGGATAG
- a CDS encoding DUF2188 domain-containing protein: MADITYQVVPHDNGWAYKLGDTLSETYATAEEAIVHAKDAASRQKIGDGDALLAYPSPDGGWAFQELETDKSNSRL; the protein is encoded by the coding sequence ATGGCTGACATCACCTATCAGGTCGTGCCGCATGACAATGGCTGGGCCTACAAGCTCGGCGACACGTTGTCGGAAACCTATGCGACGGCTGAGGAAGCGATTGTCCACGCCAAGGATGCTGCGTCACGTCAGAAAATCGGCGATGGCGACGCGTTGCTCGCCTATCCTTCACCCGATGGCGGCTGGGCGTTTCAGGAACTCGAAACAGATAAGAGCAACAGTCGTCTGTGA
- a CDS encoding Ku protein, translated as MAARASWKGHLKVGDLACAVGLYTAIFSSDRVSFNIINRRTGHRVERQFVDSETGKPVERDEQVKGYQMENGDYVVIEGDEIAEIVPESDKLLNVKAFIAYDDIDKLYFDRPYYLAPVDEHDEEALSLIVRSMRDGKVAALAEAVLFRRIRTLLIRPHDGHIIATTLNFDYEVRSTDSVFKDIPDVKFDKEMLELAGHIIETKRGSFDPSAYEDRYEAALVELVKAKIEGRAAPKKEPAPEGKVVDLMEALRQSAGMSGKTAKKASAKKKAPARSDSLRKKAG; from the coding sequence ATGGCCGCGCGGGCAAGCTGGAAAGGTCATCTGAAGGTAGGCGACCTTGCTTGCGCCGTCGGGCTCTATACCGCCATCTTCTCCTCGGACCGGGTTTCCTTCAACATCATCAACCGCAGGACGGGACACCGGGTGGAACGGCAATTCGTCGACAGCGAGACCGGCAAACCGGTCGAGCGGGACGAGCAGGTCAAAGGTTATCAGATGGAGAATGGCGACTACGTCGTCATCGAAGGAGACGAGATCGCAGAGATCGTGCCGGAGAGCGACAAGCTGCTCAACGTCAAAGCTTTCATCGCCTATGACGATATCGACAAGCTTTATTTCGATCGTCCCTATTACCTCGCACCTGTCGACGAACATGATGAGGAGGCGCTGTCGCTGATCGTCCGCAGCATGCGCGACGGCAAGGTCGCGGCGCTCGCCGAAGCCGTGCTTTTCCGGCGCATCCGAACGCTGCTGATCCGGCCTCATGACGGCCACATCATCGCGACCACGCTGAACTTCGACTATGAGGTGCGCTCGACCGACTCGGTCTTCAAAGACATTCCCGACGTCAAGTTCGACAAGGAGATGCTCGAACTCGCCGGTCACATCATCGAAACCAAGCGCGGCAGCTTCGATCCGAGTGCCTACGAGGATCGCTACGAAGCGGCCCTCGTCGAACTGGTGAAAGCAAAGATCGAGGGCCGGGCAGCGCCGAAGAAGGAACCGGCGCCGGAGGGCAAGGTCGTCGACCTGATGGAGGCGCTGCGCCAAAGCGCGGGGATGAGCGGCAAGACGGCGAAGAAGGCGTCGGCAAAGAAGAAGGCGCCGGCGCGCAGCGATAGCCTAAGGAAGAAGGCAGGCTGA
- the ligD gene encoding DNA ligase D, giving the protein MALETYEAKRNFKLTPEPRGRLGRSSGNSFVIQKHDATRLHYDFRLEMDGVLRSWAVTKGPSLNPEDKRLAVHVEDHPLSYGDFEGIIPKGQYGSGTVIVWNRGTWTPLGDAHKDYREGHMEFELDGEKLKGRWHLVRMHGRPGEKRENWLLIKGDDAAARHDGDILQERPESAKTGRRLEEVAGNPDTTWTSKSKDGKPAAAKRPASKAEAAAPGERDWPKGARKAAMPDFIEPALARLKTKPPAGDRWIHEIKFDGYRLQVRVENGKVRMLTRSGLDWTEKFGSEVLEAFAALPVQSGVIDGEIVVERDSGASDFSALQRDLSEGRDDRFVFYAFDLLHLDGHSLVNVALTDRKQLLESLLPDNNDKLRYSAHFNESGGLVLDHACRLSLEGVISKLRDSKYTSGRKGDWIKSKCSHRQEFVIGGYVPSTSMKNAIGSLAMGYYQDGELKHVGRVGTGYTAATARMLYEKLSRLTQNETSFDDKLTSEERRGLIYVKPQLVGEVEFRAWSADGNLRHAAFRGLREDKPAKDVTRETEKTMAPALPKSAVTLTHPDRFYWPDEGVTKEGLANYYAQVWRFMAPYVVNRPLALLRLPDGINGRQRFFQKHAWKGMNPHIQEITDPKDRQGEKLLRITDFDGIVALVQSAALEIHPWGTTTDNWEKPDMITMDFDPDDGVAWADVIAAAYQLKERLEAEGLAAFVKTSGGKGLHVVTPLTPKASWAEVKGFAKWLADSMAADDPDRYLATATKAKRKGKIFIDYLRNGRGNTAVAPYSTRARRGAAVSMPLEWSELTADVGPAYFTVDNTPTRLNALPRDPWDGFFAAAKPLEKKKR; this is encoded by the coding sequence ATGGCCCTCGAGACCTATGAGGCGAAGCGCAATTTCAAACTCACTCCGGAGCCACGTGGTCGCTTGGGCCGCAGCAGCGGCAACAGTTTCGTCATCCAGAAGCATGATGCAACGAGGCTGCACTATGACTTCCGCCTGGAGATGGATGGGGTGCTGAGGAGCTGGGCCGTGACCAAAGGGCCGAGCCTCAACCCCGAGGACAAGCGCCTTGCCGTACACGTCGAAGATCACCCGCTTTCCTATGGCGATTTCGAAGGCATCATTCCAAAAGGTCAATATGGCAGCGGCACTGTCATCGTCTGGAATCGCGGCACTTGGACGCCCCTCGGCGATGCGCACAAGGACTATCGCGAGGGCCATATGGAATTCGAGCTCGATGGCGAAAAGCTGAAGGGCCGCTGGCACCTCGTGCGCATGCATGGCCGGCCCGGGGAAAAGCGGGAGAACTGGCTGCTGATCAAGGGAGATGATGCCGCGGCGCGCCACGACGGCGACATTCTTCAGGAGCGGCCGGAATCGGCAAAGACCGGCCGCCGGCTCGAAGAGGTGGCGGGAAATCCGGATACGACCTGGACCTCCAAGTCGAAAGACGGCAAGCCGGCTGCCGCTAAAAGACCGGCTTCAAAGGCCGAAGCCGCCGCACCAGGAGAACGCGACTGGCCGAAGGGTGCTCGCAAGGCCGCAATGCCCGATTTCATCGAACCGGCGCTTGCCAGGTTAAAGACGAAGCCGCCGGCTGGTGATCGCTGGATCCACGAAATCAAGTTCGACGGCTACCGGCTGCAGGTCAGGGTCGAGAACGGCAAGGTCAGAATGTTGACCCGCAGCGGCCTCGACTGGACGGAGAAATTCGGCAGCGAGGTGCTCGAGGCCTTTGCCGCCCTGCCGGTGCAATCGGGGGTGATCGACGGCGAAATCGTCGTCGAGCGCGATAGCGGCGCCTCGGATTTCTCGGCGCTCCAACGCGATCTGAGCGAGGGCCGCGACGATCGCTTCGTCTTCTATGCCTTCGATCTTCTCCACCTCGACGGCCACAGCCTGGTGAATGTGGCGCTCACCGATCGCAAGCAGCTGCTCGAAAGCCTGCTGCCCGACAATAACGACAAGCTGCGCTACAGCGCGCATTTCAACGAAAGCGGCGGCCTGGTGCTTGACCATGCCTGCCGGCTCAGCCTCGAAGGGGTGATTTCCAAACTGCGCGATAGCAAATACACGTCGGGACGCAAAGGCGATTGGATCAAATCGAAATGTTCGCACCGGCAGGAATTCGTCATCGGCGGCTACGTGCCGTCGACATCGATGAAGAATGCGATCGGCTCGCTGGCGATGGGCTATTACCAGGACGGCGAACTCAAACATGTCGGGCGCGTCGGCACCGGATATACGGCGGCGACCGCGCGGATGCTTTATGAGAAACTGTCGCGCCTGACGCAGAACGAGACATCATTCGACGACAAGCTGACATCGGAGGAGCGGCGCGGTCTGATCTATGTGAAGCCGCAGCTGGTTGGCGAGGTCGAGTTCCGCGCCTGGTCGGCCGATGGCAATCTGCGCCATGCCGCCTTCCGCGGTCTGCGAGAAGACAAGCCTGCGAAGGACGTGACGCGCGAGACGGAAAAGACCATGGCCCCTGCTCTGCCGAAATCGGCTGTGACACTCACCCATCCCGACCGCTTCTACTGGCCGGACGAGGGCGTTACCAAGGAGGGGCTGGCGAATTATTACGCCCAGGTCTGGCGCTTCATGGCGCCTTACGTCGTCAACCGGCCGCTGGCGCTCCTGCGCCTGCCGGACGGGATCAATGGCCGGCAGCGGTTTTTCCAGAAGCACGCCTGGAAGGGCATGAACCCGCATATCCAGGAGATTACCGATCCCAAGGACAGGCAGGGGGAGAAGCTGCTCAGAATTACCGATTTCGACGGGATCGTGGCGCTGGTGCAATCGGCCGCGCTGGAAATCCACCCCTGGGGCACAACGACCGACAATTGGGAAAAGCCCGATATGATCACCATGGACTTCGATCCCGATGACGGGGTGGCGTGGGCAGATGTGATCGCCGCTGCTTACCAACTGAAGGAGCGGCTGGAGGCCGAAGGCCTCGCCGCCTTCGTCAAGACCTCGGGCGGCAAGGGGCTGCATGTGGTGACGCCGCTCACGCCGAAGGCCAGCTGGGCCGAAGTGAAGGGTTTCGCCAAGTGGCTCGCCGACAGCATGGCCGCCGACGATCCCGACCGCTATCTGGCGACGGCAACGAAGGCCAAGCGCAAGGGGAAGATCTTCATCGACTATCTCCGCAACGGCCGCGGAAATACGGCGGTCGCGCCTTATTCGACACGGGCACGGCGAGGCGCCGCGGTCTCGATGCCGCTGGAGTGGAGCGAACTCACCGCCGACGTCGGACCGGCCTATTTCACGGTGGACAATACGCCGACGCGGCTCAACGCGTTGCCGCGAGATCCCTGGGACGGATTTTTCGCTGCAGCGAAACCGTTGGAAAAGAAGAAGCGTTAG
- a CDS encoding Ku protein, with translation MARQAFWKGYLKLSLVTAAVSLTPATTESNKLRFHVLNRQTKNRVESRYVDSVTHKPVADRDQVKGYPRGEDDYVLLEDEEIEEVGLDSTRTIDIDSFVPRGSIDWVWYDKPHFLAPEDKVGVEAFCVIREAMKANDVVGIARLVLYRRERAVLLEPQGKGIVLWTLRYGDEVREPSAEIDDKAEIDSKLLTLMKRLVKEETKDWSPAMVQDPIQKRLKSMIRGKQKSLKKAAPAKKTAPEKSTGNVINIMDALKKSLVSQRGRKSR, from the coding sequence GTGGCACGTCAGGCGTTCTGGAAAGGTTATCTCAAGCTCTCGCTCGTCACCGCCGCCGTCTCGCTGACGCCGGCAACGACCGAAAGCAACAAGTTGCGTTTCCACGTCCTCAATCGCCAGACGAAAAACCGGGTCGAAAGCCGCTATGTCGACAGCGTTACCCATAAACCAGTGGCCGACAGGGACCAGGTCAAGGGCTATCCGCGCGGCGAGGACGATTATGTTCTTCTCGAAGACGAGGAGATCGAGGAAGTCGGGCTCGACAGCACCCGCACCATCGATATCGACAGCTTCGTACCGCGTGGCTCGATCGATTGGGTGTGGTACGACAAGCCGCATTTCCTGGCGCCGGAGGACAAAGTCGGCGTGGAAGCCTTCTGCGTCATCCGCGAGGCGATGAAGGCAAACGACGTCGTCGGCATTGCCCGCCTGGTTCTCTATCGGCGCGAGCGTGCCGTGCTCCTGGAGCCGCAAGGCAAGGGCATCGTGCTCTGGACCCTGCGCTATGGCGACGAGGTGCGCGAACCGTCGGCCGAAATCGACGACAAGGCGGAGATCGACAGCAAGCTGCTGACGCTGATGAAGCGGCTGGTGAAGGAAGAGACGAAGGATTGGAGCCCGGCCATGGTGCAGGACCCGATCCAAAAGCGCCTGAAATCGATGATCCGCGGCAAACAGAAGAGCCTGAAGAAGGCAGCGCCTGCCAAAAAAACCGCACCGGAAAAATCGACCGGCAACGTCATCAACATCATGGATGCGCTGAAGAAGAGCCTGGTTTCGCAAAGGGGGCGGAAGTCGCGTTAG
- a CDS encoding right-handed parallel beta-helix repeat-containing protein: protein MPAVLRKKVHGASTRAEVIDGAEDIGVAYQVFSDTVVEDVVVKNSPRGFKFHNGSNLVVRRCETENVRGDGIYLTKTKNVLLENNRMGAAPGEGADCCQFAYQNSDDNISSDVVIRGNLFLQSPTSTSNKGALVCDKTRKYLVEYNFIGGKNFSFSSIGDDAVVRSNIMRDGRMNDYSFGYGIGDKADRTGHHVYDNWIENNNRGISLSGFSDQERAFRKDIDIHDNVISGCDIAFFANRPWSGSLRRNIFIRCGQDLVLSGKGKSTAGEIDSNYHNDGSFLNLVAPPLRFNTDGKASVASGEWTSEPDEIVIQWRDKGLDIPGANRPSIAVEPGMELSCVLLARKGRNWMLAIAETAYDEFTPRAWQEKMLPWQKRYLSI, encoded by the coding sequence ATGCCCGCAGTCCTGCGAAAAAAAGTTCACGGCGCGTCCACCCGGGCTGAGGTCATCGACGGTGCAGAGGATATCGGCGTCGCCTATCAGGTGTTTTCCGACACGGTGGTCGAAGACGTCGTCGTCAAGAACTCGCCTCGTGGCTTCAAGTTTCACAACGGCAGCAACCTCGTCGTCAGACGCTGCGAAACGGAGAATGTCAGGGGCGATGGCATTTATCTGACGAAGACGAAGAACGTTCTTCTGGAAAACAACCGTATGGGGGCGGCTCCGGGCGAGGGCGCGGACTGCTGCCAGTTCGCCTATCAGAACAGCGACGACAATATCAGTTCGGACGTGGTGATCCGCGGCAACCTCTTCCTGCAGTCGCCGACGAGCACCTCGAACAAAGGCGCCCTGGTCTGCGATAAAACCCGGAAATATCTCGTCGAGTACAACTTCATCGGCGGCAAGAATTTCTCCTTTTCATCGATCGGCGACGATGCCGTGGTGCGCAGCAACATCATGCGCGACGGCAGGATGAACGACTATTCCTTCGGTTACGGCATCGGCGACAAGGCAGACCGTACCGGCCATCACGTCTATGACAATTGGATCGAGAACAACAATCGCGGCATCAGCCTGAGCGGCTTTTCCGACCAGGAGCGGGCATTTCGCAAGGACATCGACATCCACGACAACGTCATCAGCGGCTGCGACATCGCCTTTTTCGCCAATCGTCCATGGTCCGGGAGCCTCCGGCGCAACATATTCATTCGATGCGGCCAGGACTTGGTTCTGTCGGGAAAGGGCAAGAGCACCGCCGGCGAGATCGACAGCAATTACCATAATGACGGCAGCTTCTTGAACCTTGTGGCGCCGCCGCTCCGCTTCAATACCGACGGCAAGGCCTCCGTCGCCTCGGGTGAATGGACATCCGAGCCCGATGAGATCGTCATCCAGTGGCGCGACAAGGGATTGGATATTCCTGGCGCTAACCGCCCTTCCATTGCCGTCGAGCCTGGCATGGAATTGTCCTGCGTGCTGTTGGCCCGCAAGGGCCGCAATTGGATGCTGGCGATCGCCGAGACCGCTTATGACGAGTTCACGCCGCGCGCATGGCAGGAAAAGATGCTGCCGTGGCAGAAGCGGTATCTCTCGATCTGA
- a CDS encoding ABC transporter permease — MSGNIETKVEAKETGFWDKLIRISMKEAGVAIALVLIVAFFSATAPYFATPENFLKIFVQIAINTVLASGMTFVILVGGIDLSVGSLLALCTVIGATIMIDPRLSPWQAIVLASLASMGTGAILGAINGWVCEKWKLPSFIVTLGMLNVASGLARVVSDNSTITGLPQPFVDFGNLIFWGVFPSIFLIAIIVVLAGWFVLRYTVFGRFVFAIGTNEEAVRLSGHEPKRYKIAVFTISGLTAGIAAMVYLLRLNVGSPVAGIGYELNAIAAVIIGGTSLSGGKGSIVGTLVGACILQVLSTGLQLLGADDNIKPIVIGAVIVLAVILDSYRGRLMRILETR, encoded by the coding sequence GTGTCCGGCAACATTGAAACCAAGGTCGAAGCGAAAGAGACGGGCTTCTGGGACAAGCTGATCCGGATCTCGATGAAAGAGGCAGGCGTTGCCATCGCCCTCGTCCTGATCGTCGCCTTCTTCTCGGCGACGGCGCCGTATTTCGCGACGCCTGAGAATTTCCTGAAAATCTTCGTGCAGATTGCCATCAACACCGTGCTTGCCTCGGGCATGACCTTCGTCATCCTGGTCGGCGGCATCGACCTCTCGGTCGGCTCGCTGCTGGCGCTATGCACGGTCATCGGCGCGACGATCATGATCGACCCCAGGCTCTCGCCCTGGCAGGCGATCGTGCTCGCTTCGCTCGCCTCGATGGGCACCGGCGCGATCCTTGGCGCCATCAACGGCTGGGTCTGCGAAAAGTGGAAACTGCCGTCCTTCATCGTCACGCTCGGCATGCTGAATGTCGCCAGCGGCCTGGCCCGCGTCGTCAGCGACAACTCCACCATCACCGGCCTGCCGCAGCCTTTCGTGGATTTCGGAAACCTGATCTTCTGGGGCGTCTTCCCGTCGATCTTCCTGATTGCCATCATCGTCGTCCTCGCCGGCTGGTTCGTCCTGCGTTATACCGTGTTCGGACGTTTCGTCTTCGCGATCGGCACCAACGAAGAGGCTGTGCGGCTGTCGGGGCATGAGCCGAAACGCTACAAGATCGCGGTGTTCACCATCTCGGGCCTGACCGCCGGCATCGCAGCCATGGTTTACCTGCTTCGCCTCAATGTCGGCAGCCCGGTTGCGGGCATCGGCTATGAGTTGAACGCCATCGCCGCGGTCATTATCGGCGGAACCAGCCTCTCGGGCGGCAAGGGCTCGATTGTCGGAACGCTGGTCGGTGCCTGCATTCTGCAGGTGCTGTCGACGGGATTGCAGCTGCTGGGCGCCGACGACAACATCAAGCCGATCGTCATCGGCGCCGTCATCGTGCTTGCCGTTATCCTGGACAGCTATCGCGGCCGGTTGATGCGGATACTCGAAACGCGGTGA
- a CDS encoding sugar ABC transporter ATP-binding protein, with translation MSDAADDHILKLEGIGKRFPGVVALRNVSMRIGRGKGHVLLGENGAGKSTLINLLGGVFKPDDGQITFDGGPYHPASPLEAFKAGIRIIHQELHPLSNLSVAENLLFEHLPRRYGLVDYRQMNRRAAELLAEVGLDVAPTTLASRLSVAQLQLLEIAKALCYESKLLVLDEPTATLTSKEVDRLFEILKRLKARGVTTLYISHRLEEIFEVGDDVTVLRDGQHVITRPLSGLAIPDIVELMVGRTLSDHGVFRSDSAVFGEALGVSGLKVTRNSPELSFSVAKGEIVGIAGLVGSGRTEAVRAIFGADAKAGGEIRIDGELVAIHSPKDAVAAGLCLATEDRKLQGLMLDMSCAENTTVTDLAKISRKGLISRRMENENAQRLVRELRIKTPSVHQRVRTFSGGNQQKVVIAKWLFRGPKVLIFDEPTRGIDVGAKAEIYDLLWKFAAEGKGVLVVSSDLPELIGICHRIIVLSDGKIAGEIARDQFEESRILSLAYKEYSRVRQH, from the coding sequence GTGTCAGACGCAGCAGATGACCACATCCTGAAGCTGGAGGGGATCGGCAAGCGCTTCCCGGGCGTCGTGGCGCTCAGGAATGTTTCCATGCGGATCGGCCGCGGCAAGGGCCACGTCCTGCTGGGCGAGAATGGTGCCGGCAAGTCGACCCTGATCAACCTGCTGGGCGGTGTGTTCAAGCCGGACGACGGGCAGATTACATTTGACGGCGGGCCCTATCATCCTGCCTCGCCGCTGGAGGCCTTCAAGGCCGGCATCCGCATCATCCACCAGGAGCTCCACCCCCTTTCCAATCTCAGCGTCGCCGAAAATCTGCTCTTCGAACATCTTCCGCGGCGATACGGCCTGGTGGATTACCGGCAGATGAACCGCCGGGCGGCCGAATTGCTGGCGGAAGTTGGCCTCGATGTGGCGCCGACGACGCTCGCCAGCCGTCTCAGCGTCGCGCAGTTGCAGCTGCTCGAAATCGCCAAGGCGCTCTGCTATGAAAGCAAGCTGCTCGTTCTCGACGAGCCGACGGCAACCTTGACGTCCAAGGAAGTTGACCGGCTGTTCGAAATTCTGAAGCGTCTGAAGGCGCGTGGGGTGACGACGCTTTACATATCCCACAGGCTCGAGGAGATTTTTGAAGTCGGGGACGATGTGACGGTGCTGCGCGACGGCCAGCATGTCATCACGCGACCGTTGTCCGGCTTGGCCATCCCCGACATCGTCGAGCTGATGGTCGGGCGAACGCTCTCGGATCATGGCGTCTTTCGCAGTGACAGCGCCGTGTTCGGCGAGGCGCTCGGCGTTTCCGGTCTGAAAGTGACCCGAAACAGCCCGGAATTGTCGTTCTCAGTGGCCAAGGGCGAAATCGTCGGCATTGCCGGCCTTGTGGGTAGCGGCCGGACAGAGGCGGTCCGCGCCATATTCGGCGCCGACGCCAAGGCCGGGGGCGAAATCCGCATCGACGGCGAACTGGTTGCGATCCATTCGCCGAAAGATGCGGTTGCCGCCGGCCTGTGCCTGGCGACGGAAGACCGCAAGCTGCAGGGCCTGATGCTCGACATGAGCTGCGCAGAAAACACCACGGTTACCGATCTCGCCAAGATTTCCCGCAAGGGGCTGATCAGCCGCAGGATGGAGAACGAAAACGCGCAGCGTCTCGTGCGCGAGTTGCGCATCAAAACACCATCCGTCCATCAGCGGGTCAGGACGTTTTCGGGCGGCAATCAGCAGAAGGTGGTGATCGCCAAATGGCTGTTCCGCGGCCCCAAGGTGCTGATTTTCGATGAGCCGACCCGCGGCATCGATGTCGGCGCGAAAGCCGAAATCTACGACCTTCTCTGGAAGTTTGCCGCGGAAGGAAAGGGTGTTCTGGTCGTATCCTCGGATCTGCCGGAGCTCATTGGCATCTGCCATCGCATCATCGTCCTGTCGGACGGCAAGATCGCCGGCGAAATCGCACGGGATCAATTCGAAGAGAGCAGGATCCTCTCACTCGCTTACAAGGAGTACAGTCGTGTCCGGCAACATTGA
- a CDS encoding sugar ABC transporter substrate-binding protein, producing the protein MSQSTKRDSVLMRTPRRAALKLGLAGTLVLALSCGVSPAFAAGKPKVGLIMKSLSNEFFKQMKAGADKYAAENKDKFDFKAVGMKDERDFAAQVDAVENFVTQKYDIIVVAPADSKAMATPLAKAVKSGVKVINIDVPLDADAKKAAGIDLAFFGPDNREGAKLAGDALAKDLGPGAKVVILEGNPEADNAKERKEGFMASVKSGKLELLDSKTAHWETEEANTVMTNFLTKYKDIQGVMAANDSMALGVVKALDATGQAGKIKVVGFDNIPPVQPLIKDGKMLATVEQYGAQMAVMGIDYGMRELAGEKFTGWVKTDIKLVTAGDLK; encoded by the coding sequence ATGTCCCAATCTACGAAGCGTGATTCCGTCCTGATGCGTACGCCGCGCCGTGCGGCATTGAAGCTTGGACTTGCCGGCACGTTGGTGCTCGCACTGTCTTGCGGCGTGTCGCCCGCTTTTGCGGCCGGCAAGCCGAAGGTCGGCCTGATCATGAAGTCTCTGTCGAATGAGTTCTTCAAGCAGATGAAGGCCGGCGCCGATAAATATGCGGCTGAGAACAAGGACAAGTTCGACTTCAAGGCCGTCGGCATGAAGGACGAGCGCGATTTTGCCGCCCAGGTCGATGCCGTCGAAAACTTCGTGACGCAGAAATACGACATCATCGTCGTCGCCCCGGCCGATTCCAAGGCGATGGCGACGCCGCTTGCGAAGGCCGTGAAATCAGGTGTCAAGGTCATCAACATCGACGTGCCGCTCGATGCCGATGCCAAGAAGGCAGCCGGTATCGACCTGGCATTCTTCGGTCCGGACAACCGCGAAGGCGCAAAGCTCGCCGGCGACGCGCTGGCCAAGGATCTGGGCCCAGGCGCCAAGGTCGTCATCCTCGAGGGCAATCCCGAGGCCGACAATGCCAAGGAGCGCAAGGAAGGTTTCATGGCCTCCGTCAAGTCGGGCAAGCTCGAGCTTCTCGACAGCAAGACCGCCCATTGGGAGACCGAAGAAGCCAACACCGTCATGACGAACTTTCTGACCAAATATAAGGATATTCAGGGTGTCATGGCGGCCAACGACTCCATGGCGCTCGGTGTCGTCAAGGCTCTCGATGCAACCGGCCAGGCCGGCAAGATCAAGGTTGTCGGCTTCGACAACATCCCGCCGGTCCAGCCGCTGATCAAGGACGGCAAGATGCTTGCCACTGTCGAGCAATATGGCGCGCAGATGGCGGTCATGGGCATCGACTATGGTATGCGTGAACTGGCCGGCGAAAAATTCACCGGCTGGGTCAAGACCGACATCAAGCTCGTTACCGCCGGCGACCTCAAATAA
- a CDS encoding LacI family DNA-binding transcriptional regulator, with product MPKVGIRDVAKLAGVSTGTVSRVLNDHPAVTDELRARVRRIIDELGYRPDPSARSMRSKVSRLIGIVIPDLTNPFFSELVQSAEQAAASHGYNIIVMTSFDDATKEADRIGQLTSRKVDGIILVPSNDFHTLKLPKGLPIVVVDRLMPGYSGIASNHRAGVRLGVEHLLKLGHRRIGFISGPRHSVPANDRLTGYLDAMGQPDDGGQTGSPLIAEAAFDYESGRSAGNYLLARARSERPTAIFASSDQQAIGCMRAAHDLGIPIPAALSIVGFDGIPLSSMTTPRLTTVKQPIQKIAAAAVAVLLNRQPTPDLDHPILLACELSEGETTAPPQPD from the coding sequence ATGCCAAAGGTCGGAATTCGAGACGTTGCCAAACTTGCCGGCGTTTCCACCGGGACCGTCTCACGGGTGCTGAATGACCACCCCGCCGTGACCGATGAACTGAGGGCACGCGTCAGACGCATCATCGACGAACTCGGCTACAGGCCCGACCCGTCGGCCCGAAGCATGCGCAGCAAGGTCAGCCGGCTCATCGGCATCGTCATTCCCGATCTTACCAATCCGTTCTTCTCGGAACTCGTGCAGTCGGCCGAGCAGGCGGCGGCAAGCCATGGCTATAACATCATCGTCATGACTTCGTTTGACGATGCGACCAAGGAAGCAGACCGCATAGGTCAGCTGACAAGCCGAAAAGTGGACGGTATCATCCTGGTTCCCAGCAATGATTTCCATACGCTGAAGCTGCCGAAGGGCTTGCCGATCGTCGTCGTCGACCGCCTCATGCCAGGATATTCCGGGATCGCTTCAAACCACCGGGCGGGCGTGCGTCTCGGCGTCGAGCATCTCTTGAAGCTCGGCCATCGCCGCATCGGCTTCATCTCGGGACCGAGACATTCCGTGCCTGCCAACGATCGCCTTACAGGTTACCTTGACGCCATGGGGCAGCCCGACGACGGCGGACAAACAGGGTCGCCGCTGATCGCAGAGGCGGCTTTCGACTATGAAAGCGGACGATCGGCGGGAAACTATCTGCTGGCACGCGCCCGCAGCGAGCGGCCGACAGCCATTTTCGCAAGTTCGGATCAGCAGGCGATCGGCTGCATGAGAGCGGCACATGATCTGGGGATACCGATACCCGCAGCCCTTTCGATCGTCGGATTCGACGGCATCCCGCTCTCGAGCATGACCACGCCGCGCCTGACAACCGTCAAGCAGCCGATCCAAAAGATTGCCGCAGCAGCGGTCGCCGTCCTGCTGAACAGGCAACCGACGCCAGACCTCGACCACCCGATCCTGCTCGCTTGCGAGCTTTCGGAGGGGGAAACGACCGCTCCCCCGCAACCCGATTGA